In Mucilaginibacter sp. KACC 22063, the genomic stretch ATCGCCACCGGCCTGCTTTTCTTCCAATATGAATGAAAAACCAGCCGTACTACCCAAACCCGGGATAGCAGGCGGCGGAATTACAACCACGTTAGCCTCTTTGAACCTTGCCAAACGTTTTTGCAAAGTAGCCACTACACCAAACAACTGATCCTTTTTATCAGAACGTTCGTCCCATGGTTTTAGCTGCACGAAAATAGTTGCACTGTTTGATTTGGTAGAGAAGGTTACAACGTTTAATCCGCCCAAAGCTGCATAGTGGCCAATAGCCGGGATACTATCCAGCGTGTGCATCATGCTGTTTAATACGCTAACTGTACGTTCTGTAGATGAACCTTCGGGCAAATCATAAGTAATGTACACACGACCGTCATCCTCTACAGGGATAAAGCCCGATGGCTTGCTCTTGAACAGGAAGACTGTCCCTACGATAATGCAAACCAATATGATAATCACCAGGCGCGAATGCTTAATACTGCGGTCAACCCCATGCTCATATTTTTCGGTCACTCGGCCAAACCAGTTGTTGAACTTCTCGAAGAACCGGTCTAAGAAATTGCCTTTCTTATTAGGATCATGCTCACGTAACAACAGCATACAAAGCGCAGGCGTTAATGACAATGCCACAAATGCCGAGATCAATACTGATATAGCAATAGTGATAGCGAACTGTTGGTACAATCGCCCAACGATGCCCGGTACAAAGCCTACCGGCACAAACACCGCGGCAAGGATTAAGGCAATGGCAATAACCGGTGCAGATATATCCTGCATGGCATGGTGTACTGCATCTTTAGGCGACAATTTTTCTTCGTCAATATAATGCTGCACAGCCTCTACCACTACAATGGCATCATCCACCACAATACCAATAGCCAGTACGAAACCAAAAAGGGTAAGTGTATTTATGGTAAAGCCTAATGGTATAAAGAATATAAAAGTACCGATGATTGATACAGGGATAGCCAATACAGGGATCAACGTTGCACGCCAGCTTTGTAGGAATAGGAACACTACGATGGTTACCAATATCAGGGCGATGATCAGCGTTTCTACCACCTCATGTACTGATACCTTCACAACAGATGCCGACTCGAACGGAACCACGTAATCCACACCCGGAGGGAATGTTTTTTTAAGCTGATCCATGGTAGCCAGTACATTTTCATAGGTCTCCAGTGCATTACTGTTGGGTGCCTGGTATACTAACAGGTATGATGCCCTTCTGCCATCAACAAATGAATTACCCTGATAATTAAATTTACCCAACTGTACCCTTGCCACATCTTTAAGATGGACAATTGCACCATTGTTAGGCTGGGTACGCACTATTACATCTTCAAACTCTTCAGGCTTAATTAAACGCCCTTTAGTTAAAACGGTATATTCAAAAGTTTGTCCATGCTCTTGCGGTGGCGCACCTACGGTACCTGCCGCAACCTGTACGTTTTGTTCCTGTAAAGCATTGGTTACATCGGCAGCGGTCATGCCCAGGGCAGCCAGTTTATCCGGTTTAAGCCAGATACGCATACTAAAATCATCTGCACGTGTAAACACGTCACCTACGCCTTTGGTACGCAAAAGCGCATCACGAACAAAAATATTGGTGTAGTTGTCAAGAAATGTAACAGCATGGTCTCCCTGAGGCGAATAGATTGCCACGAGCATCAAAATACTGGGGTTACGTTTACGCACCGTTAAGCCTAAACGCTGTACTTCCTGCGGTAAGGTTGGCTGGGCAATGCCCACACGGTTTTGAACGTCGAGAGCGGCGATATTAATATCTGTACCCACTTCAAAGTTCACCGTCATGTTCATTTGGCCAGTACCGGTACTGTTGCTTTGCAGGTAAGTCATGCCGGGGGTACCGTTCACCTGTATCTCTACCGGGGTAGCCACTGTCTGCTCTACCGTTAGTGCGTCGGCACCGGTGTAGGTGCCTGTCACCTGTACGGTTGGCGGGGTAATTTCGGGATACTGCCCGATAGGTAATGTACTCATGGATATAATACCCACAATTACAATTACCAATGATATTACAATTGCCGTTACCGGCCTTCGTATAAAGGTATCTGCGATCATTGTCTTTTAATTAGGGTATTATTTGCCTTGTTGTTTACTACCAGTTCCACCCTGCACTGCAGCGGCACCGCCTTGTTGTTGGTTAGGATTGCCCAATGTGATTTTCCCGCCGTCTTTTAAGCGCTGAAAGCCATCAGTAATAATTTTCTCTCCCGGCTTAACACCATCCATAATTACCACGTTATCATTAATGCGCGGGCCTAAAACCACTTTAATCTGATGAGCAACCGTATCCTGGGCTTTAAATACAAAGTATTCGCCCACCTGTTCGGTAATAGCTTTATATGGAATGATCACACGCTCGCCCGATTTTTCGTTAAGTACTTTTAAAACGCCTGCTTCACCGTCTTTTAGAACATCCTTGTCATTGGCGAACTGTACGCGTACTTTAACTGTGCCGGTCTGATTATTCACGCCGCGGTCAATGGCAAATATTTTCCCGGGCTTATTATAAAGCGTTCCGTCAGATAGCGTTAACCTGAAGGTTGAATCTGTATAATGCTTTTGATAGTTGTAAAAGCGATCGATATCCTGCTCGTTTACCACAACATCCACACCTATCGGATTTTCGCTGGAGATCGTATTCAGCAAGGTGGTGCCCGGTGTAACCTGTGCCCCCAGCTTAACCTGAGAAATACCTATGCGGCCTGTAAAGGGTGCACGTATCAGCGAGTAAGAAAGGTCTGTTTGTGCAGAGGTAACGCCGGCTTTTGCAACTGCTACCTGTGCTTTGCTGGTTTCCAGGGTAGCAACAGACTGGTCATAAGTCTGG encodes the following:
- a CDS encoding efflux RND transporter periplasmic adaptor subunit, with amino-acid sequence MSSKYLRLLSLAALAALSSCKQGEKQNAAAMPATPVSVAEAKKSDAVYYDPFQGTVTALNSVELRSQVSGFITGIFFKEGTVVKKGTPLYEIDRRKYIAAYEQAKANLASANANLVKAQKDADRYSFLLKNDAVARQTYDQSVATLETSKAQVAVAKAGVTSAQTDLSYSLIRAPFTGRIGISQVKLGAQVTPGTTLLNTISSENPIGVDVVVNEQDIDRFYNYQKHYTDSTFRLTLSDGTLYNKPGKIFAIDRGVNNQTGTVKVRVQFANDKDVLKDGEAGVLKVLNEKSGERVIIPYKAITEQVGEYFVFKAQDTVAHQIKVVLGPRINDNVVIMDGVKPGEKIITDGFQRLKDGGKITLGNPNQQQGGAAAVQGGTGSKQQGK
- a CDS encoding efflux RND transporter permease subunit, with product MIADTFIRRPVTAIVISLVIVIVGIISMSTLPIGQYPEITPPTVQVTGTYTGADALTVEQTVATPVEIQVNGTPGMTYLQSNSTGTGQMNMTVNFEVGTDINIAALDVQNRVGIAQPTLPQEVQRLGLTVRKRNPSILMLVAIYSPQGDHAVTFLDNYTNIFVRDALLRTKGVGDVFTRADDFSMRIWLKPDKLAALGMTAADVTNALQEQNVQVAAGTVGAPPQEHGQTFEYTVLTKGRLIKPEEFEDVIVRTQPNNGAIVHLKDVARVQLGKFNYQGNSFVDGRRASYLLVYQAPNSNALETYENVLATMDQLKKTFPPGVDYVVPFESASVVKVSVHEVVETLIIALILVTIVVFLFLQSWRATLIPVLAIPVSIIGTFIFFIPLGFTINTLTLFGFVLAIGIVVDDAIVVVEAVQHYIDEEKLSPKDAVHHAMQDISAPVIAIALILAAVFVPVGFVPGIVGRLYQQFAITIAISVLISAFVALSLTPALCMLLLREHDPNKKGNFLDRFFEKFNNWFGRVTEKYEHGVDRSIKHSRLVIIILVCIIVGTVFLFKSKPSGFIPVEDDGRVYITYDLPEGSSTERTVSVLNSMMHTLDSIPAIGHYAALGGLNVVTFSTKSNSATIFVQLKPWDERSDKKDQLFGVVATLQKRLARFKEANVVVIPPPAIPGLGSTAGFSFILEEKQAGGDIHNFENVMRNFIAEVSKRPEIAKAFSFFTSRTPAYQLVVDREKAKRMGVSISDINNALQVYMGSSYINDFTIYGRNFRVVAQADTNYRTNIGNIGQFFVRNQAGSMVPLSTVTSYKVIENAPLISHYNLFRSAEIDGNPADGYSSGDAIKALQEVAAKSLPQGYGYEFSGLSREELLSGSKTVYIFILSIGFVFLFLAALYESWSVPFSVLLAVPLGAFGAILFLSFWPHLNNNVYAQIGLITLIGLSAKNAILIVEFAKERVDSGWDLEKATLEAVRLRLRPIIMTSLAFILGVLPLVWASGAGAQARQTIGWTVFGGMLAATSMAIFIVPVLFFVITRFAYGEKKLKEMQKKREAEEKEKKQNDGKNNDDPSAPHIILPGEV